In the genome of Parus major isolate Abel chromosome 2, Parus_major1.1, whole genome shotgun sequence, one region contains:
- the CEP76 gene encoding centrosomal protein of 76 kDa isoform X2 — MPHPRAAARGRWRGCPRSLCGGWGSFPAGSAMSLPPEKASELKQIIHQQLLKMDVHGRIREVLAETIREELAPEHQQLSTEDLIKALRQRGIIDDVMKELKFVTDVNETERTSAPKPSTHFVDREPPVLKKTNIDPTRRYLYLQVLGGKAFLEHLQEPEPLPGQICSTFTLCLHFRNQRFRSKPVPCACEPDFQDGFLLEIHRDSLGDGSKMVDATTMLSICDPVHMVLIKTDTFGETTLVASYFLEWRSVLAAENGITNVAVELLGVGTESKVSVGVLNIRLEMYPQLNKTLSSEIISTQFTLERQKTAEKERLFLVYAKQWWREYLQIRPTHNTRLVKIFAQDENGVNRPVCSYVRPLRAGRLLDTPRQAARFVSVLGHERAPVIGGGGGKQEQWCTLLAFLCRNKGDCEDHANLLCSLLLGFGLEAFVCVGTKAKGVPHTWVMTCGSDGTITFWESLTGHRYIHRAINPDDPPIVEQPKPLYPYRTIGCIFNHQKFFGNCQPSDALEVCVFDLHDESRWKPMSGEAIKSVCPPGATSSVPPFPPLCASTIDAAVTSNEIEVQLRILVSEHRKDLGLSTVWDDQLSYLLSPALAAYELERTTGVSAGNEEFQDAVRRAVPDGHTFKGFPIHFVHRNARRIFATCLRSPFCEEIICCRGDQVRLAVRVRVFTYPESACAVWIMFACKYRSVL; from the exons ATGCCGCACCCACGGGCTGCCGCCAGGGGGCGGTGGCGGGGCTGCCCGCGCTCGCTGTGCGGCGGTTGGGGCTCGTTCCCTGCCGGGTCCGCCATGTCGCTGCCGCCGGAGAAAGCCTCGGAGCTGAAGCAGATCatccaccagcagctgctcaag ATGGATGTCCATGGGAGGATACGAGAAGTTCTTGCTGAGACTATACGAGAAGAGCTGGCACCTGAGCATCAGCAGCTGTCCACGGAAGACCTGATTAAAGCCCTAAGACAGCGGGGAATCATTGATGATGTTATGAAGGAACTTAAATTTGTAACT GATGTGAATGAAACAGAGAGGACTTCGGCTCCAAAACCATCAACACATTTTGTTGACAGAGAACCAccagttttgaaaaaaa CTAACATTGACCCAACACGGAGGTATCTTTACCTTCAGGTTTTGGgtggaaaagcttttctggaGCATCTTCAGGAACCAGAGCCTCTGCCTGGCCAGATCTGTTCTACCTTCACTCTGTGTTTACATTTTCGAAACCAGCGCTTCCGTTCCAAACCTGTACCCTGTGCCTGTGAGCCAGATTTTCAGGATGGTTTTCTACTTGAAATACACAGGGATAGCCTAG GTGATGGAAGTAAGATGGTGGATGCAACCACTATGTTATCTATATGTGACCCAGTGCATATGGTTCTGATCAAAACAGACACATTTGGTGAGACCACACTGGTAGCATCCTATTTCTTGGAGTGGAGGTCTGTCTTGGCTGCAGAGAACGGCATAACAAACGTTGCTGTGGAACTCCTGGGTGTAG gtACAGAATCAAAAGTTTCTGTTGGTGTTTTAAACATCAGACTGGAAATGTATCCACAGCTTAATAAGAcactttcttcagaaataattagTACTCAA TTCACTTTGGAACgtcagaaaacagcagaaaaagaacgTTTATTTCTTGTGTATGCTAAGCAGTGGTGGAGAGAATACCTGCAGATCAGACCTACCCACAACACAAGGCTGGTAAAGATCTTTGCACAG GATGAAAACGGGGTGAACCGGCCGGTGTGTTCCTACGTGAGACCTCTGCGGGCCGGGCGGCTGCTGGACACGCCCAGGCAGGCAGCGCGCTTCGTCAGCGTCCTGGGCCACGAGAGAGCCCCGGTCATCGGCGGGGGCGGCGGCAAACAGGAGCAGTGGTGCACCCTCCTCGCCTTCTTATGCAGGAACAAG GGTGACTGTGAAGACCATGCTAACCTTCTGTGCAGTCTTCTTCTTGGGTTTGGATTGGAAGCCTTTGTGTGTGTtggaacaaaagcaaaaggagtCCCCCACACTTGGGTAATGACTTGTGGATCTGATGGAACAATTACTTTTTGGGAGAGCTTAACAGGACATAG GTACATCCACAGAGCTATCAACCCTGATGACCCTCCCATAGTTGAACAACCCAAGCCACTGTATCCATATCGCACAATAGGTTGTATCTTTAACCATCAAAAGTTCTTTGGAAATTGTCAGCCCTCTGATGCTCTGGAGGTGTGTGTGTTTGACCTGCATGATGAATCTAGATGGAAACCCATGAGCGGAGAGGCAATAAAATCTGTATGTCCTCCTGGAGCAACATCTTCAgttcccccttttcctcctctgtgtgCTTCTACAATAGATGCTGCTGTAACAAGCAACGAGATAGAGGTGCAGCTGAGGATACTGGTCTCTGAACACAGAAAG GATCTTGGCCTTTCTACTGTTTGGGATGACCAGCTCTCCTATCTGTTGTCACCAGCATTAGCAGCCTATGAGCTTGAACGCACAACAGgtgtttctgcaggaaatgAAGAGTTTCAGGATGCCGTAAGGAGAGCGGTACCCGATGGTCACACCTTCAAAGGCTTTCCAATCCATTTTGTGCACAGAAATGCCAGGAGAATATTTGCCACGTGTCTTCG GTCTcctttttgtgaagaaataatCTGTTGTAGGGGAGACCAAGTGCGACTTGCTGTTCGTGTACGAGTGTTTACGTACCCTGAATCTGCGTGTGCAGTTTGGATCATGTTTGCTTGTAAATACCGTTCtgtcctttga
- the CEP76 gene encoding centrosomal protein of 76 kDa isoform X1 — translation MPHPRAAARGRWRGCPRSLCGGWGSFPAGSAMSLPPEKASELKQIIHQQLLKMDVHGRIREVLAETIREELAPEHQQLSTEDLIKALRQRGIIDDVMKELKFVTDVNETERTSAPKPSTHFVDREPPVLKKTNIDPTRRYLYLQVLGGKAFLEHLQEPEPLPGQICSTFTLCLHFRNQRFRSKPVPCACEPDFQDGFLLEIHRDSLDTFGETTLVASYFLEWRSVLAAENGITNVAVELLGVGTESKVSVGVLNIRLEMYPQLNKTLSSEIISTQFTLERQKTAEKERLFLVYAKQWWREYLQIRPTHNTRLVKIFAQDENGVNRPVCSYVRPLRAGRLLDTPRQAARFVSVLGHERAPVIGGGGGKQEQWCTLLAFLCRNKGDCEDHANLLCSLLLGFGLEAFVCVGTKAKGVPHTWVMTCGSDGTITFWESLTGHRYIHRAINPDDPPIVEQPKPLYPYRTIGCIFNHQKFFGNCQPSDALEVCVFDLHDESRWKPMSGEAIKSVCPPGATSSVPPFPPLCASTIDAAVTSNEIEVQLRILVSEHRKDLGLSTVWDDQLSYLLSPALAAYELERTTGVSAGNEEFQDAVRRAVPDGHTFKGFPIHFVHRNARRIFATCLRSPFCEEIICCRGDQVRLAVRVRVFTYPESACAVWIMFACKYRSVL, via the exons ATGCCGCACCCACGGGCTGCCGCCAGGGGGCGGTGGCGGGGCTGCCCGCGCTCGCTGTGCGGCGGTTGGGGCTCGTTCCCTGCCGGGTCCGCCATGTCGCTGCCGCCGGAGAAAGCCTCGGAGCTGAAGCAGATCatccaccagcagctgctcaag ATGGATGTCCATGGGAGGATACGAGAAGTTCTTGCTGAGACTATACGAGAAGAGCTGGCACCTGAGCATCAGCAGCTGTCCACGGAAGACCTGATTAAAGCCCTAAGACAGCGGGGAATCATTGATGATGTTATGAAGGAACTTAAATTTGTAACT GATGTGAATGAAACAGAGAGGACTTCGGCTCCAAAACCATCAACACATTTTGTTGACAGAGAACCAccagttttgaaaaaaa CTAACATTGACCCAACACGGAGGTATCTTTACCTTCAGGTTTTGGgtggaaaagcttttctggaGCATCTTCAGGAACCAGAGCCTCTGCCTGGCCAGATCTGTTCTACCTTCACTCTGTGTTTACATTTTCGAAACCAGCGCTTCCGTTCCAAACCTGTACCCTGTGCCTGTGAGCCAGATTTTCAGGATGGTTTTCTACTTGAAATACACAGGGATAGCCTAG ACACATTTGGTGAGACCACACTGGTAGCATCCTATTTCTTGGAGTGGAGGTCTGTCTTGGCTGCAGAGAACGGCATAACAAACGTTGCTGTGGAACTCCTGGGTGTAG gtACAGAATCAAAAGTTTCTGTTGGTGTTTTAAACATCAGACTGGAAATGTATCCACAGCTTAATAAGAcactttcttcagaaataattagTACTCAA TTCACTTTGGAACgtcagaaaacagcagaaaaagaacgTTTATTTCTTGTGTATGCTAAGCAGTGGTGGAGAGAATACCTGCAGATCAGACCTACCCACAACACAAGGCTGGTAAAGATCTTTGCACAG GATGAAAACGGGGTGAACCGGCCGGTGTGTTCCTACGTGAGACCTCTGCGGGCCGGGCGGCTGCTGGACACGCCCAGGCAGGCAGCGCGCTTCGTCAGCGTCCTGGGCCACGAGAGAGCCCCGGTCATCGGCGGGGGCGGCGGCAAACAGGAGCAGTGGTGCACCCTCCTCGCCTTCTTATGCAGGAACAAG GGTGACTGTGAAGACCATGCTAACCTTCTGTGCAGTCTTCTTCTTGGGTTTGGATTGGAAGCCTTTGTGTGTGTtggaacaaaagcaaaaggagtCCCCCACACTTGGGTAATGACTTGTGGATCTGATGGAACAATTACTTTTTGGGAGAGCTTAACAGGACATAG GTACATCCACAGAGCTATCAACCCTGATGACCCTCCCATAGTTGAACAACCCAAGCCACTGTATCCATATCGCACAATAGGTTGTATCTTTAACCATCAAAAGTTCTTTGGAAATTGTCAGCCCTCTGATGCTCTGGAGGTGTGTGTGTTTGACCTGCATGATGAATCTAGATGGAAACCCATGAGCGGAGAGGCAATAAAATCTGTATGTCCTCCTGGAGCAACATCTTCAgttcccccttttcctcctctgtgtgCTTCTACAATAGATGCTGCTGTAACAAGCAACGAGATAGAGGTGCAGCTGAGGATACTGGTCTCTGAACACAGAAAG GATCTTGGCCTTTCTACTGTTTGGGATGACCAGCTCTCCTATCTGTTGTCACCAGCATTAGCAGCCTATGAGCTTGAACGCACAACAGgtgtttctgcaggaaatgAAGAGTTTCAGGATGCCGTAAGGAGAGCGGTACCCGATGGTCACACCTTCAAAGGCTTTCCAATCCATTTTGTGCACAGAAATGCCAGGAGAATATTTGCCACGTGTCTTCG GTCTcctttttgtgaagaaataatCTGTTGTAGGGGAGACCAAGTGCGACTTGCTGTTCGTGTACGAGTGTTTACGTACCCTGAATCTGCGTGTGCAGTTTGGATCATGTTTGCTTGTAAATACCGTTCtgtcctttga